The proteins below come from a single Pseudodesulfovibrio sp. JC047 genomic window:
- the glyQ gene encoding glycine--tRNA ligase subunit alpha, whose product MNFQDVILKLQNFWADYGCAVVQPMDIECGAGTFNPSTFFRVIGPEPWKTAYVEPSRRPTDGRYGENPNRLQHYYQFQVVLKPSPDNVQELYLESLAAIGIDAAAHDIRFVEDDWESPTLGAWGLGWEVWLNGMEVTQFTYFQQVGGIDLKPVSVEITYGLERLSMYLQEKESVYDLMWNDEIRYGHIFHQNEVEMSKYNFELANTEMLFDLFNKFEAECLSLCEEGLPWPAYDCCLKCSHSFNMLDARSAISITERASYIGRVRNLASKIARLYADQREEMGYPMLNK is encoded by the coding sequence ATGAATTTTCAGGATGTTATACTGAAATTGCAAAATTTTTGGGCAGACTATGGTTGTGCTGTTGTCCAGCCCATGGACATAGAGTGTGGGGCCGGAACGTTCAACCCTTCCACATTCTTTCGAGTCATCGGTCCCGAGCCGTGGAAAACCGCATATGTCGAGCCTTCTCGCCGTCCTACTGATGGTCGGTATGGGGAGAATCCCAACCGGTTGCAGCACTATTATCAGTTTCAGGTGGTTTTGAAGCCGTCTCCTGACAACGTGCAGGAGCTGTATCTGGAGAGTTTGGCCGCTATTGGAATTGATGCAGCAGCGCATGATATCCGTTTTGTCGAAGATGACTGGGAATCCCCTACACTCGGCGCATGGGGTCTGGGCTGGGAAGTCTGGCTGAACGGAATGGAAGTGACACAGTTTACCTATTTCCAGCAGGTTGGCGGTATTGATTTGAAGCCGGTTTCCGTGGAAATAACCTACGGTCTTGAGCGGCTGTCCATGTATTTGCAGGAAAAGGAATCCGTGTATGATCTCATGTGGAATGATGAGATTCGATACGGTCACATTTTCCATCAGAATGAAGTCGAGATGTCCAAGTACAATTTCGAATTGGCAAATACGGAAATGCTGTTTGATCTTTTTAACAAATTTGAAGCCGAATGCCTCTCCCTATGCGAAGAGGGATTGCCTTGGCCTGCGTATGATTGCTGTCTCAAGTGCTCGCATTCTTTCAATATGCTGGACGCCCGAAGCGCCATTTCCATCACGGAGCGCGCTTCCTATATCGGGCGAGTCCGCAACCTGGCTTCCAAGATTGCCAGATTGTATGCGGACCAGCGGGAAGAAATGGGTTATCCCATGCTGAACAAGTAG
- a CDS encoding Crp/Fnr family transcriptional regulator, translated as MDKLAAVTKIAFFKGLPDEKYTKLADIAVIKKFRKGETLFLGDTPAHGFFAPINGRVKIFRTSPAGKEQILHIFGPGEAVGEVPVFQGGTFPAHGQALEKLETLFFPRQDFERIIREDPDLAMKMMAMLSQRLRILVNKIDDLSLKETPARVASYLLLLRSSQDADTFTLDLPKGQIAHYLGTIQETLSRIFKRFAKDALIQVNGKDITILDTKALQDIANQRR; from the coding sequence ATGGACAAACTCGCAGCCGTCACAAAAATAGCCTTCTTCAAAGGGCTTCCCGACGAAAAATACACCAAACTTGCTGATATTGCCGTCATCAAAAAATTCAGAAAGGGAGAAACGCTGTTTCTAGGGGATACGCCAGCGCACGGTTTTTTCGCGCCGATCAATGGAAGAGTGAAAATTTTTCGGACATCCCCGGCGGGAAAAGAACAAATTCTCCATATTTTCGGCCCGGGGGAAGCCGTTGGAGAAGTGCCGGTTTTTCAAGGTGGGACATTCCCGGCGCATGGTCAGGCATTGGAAAAACTGGAAACATTGTTTTTTCCACGGCAAGATTTTGAACGGATTATTCGAGAAGACCCGGATCTGGCCATGAAAATGATGGCCATGTTGTCGCAACGGCTTCGTATTCTGGTGAATAAAATCGACGATCTGAGTCTCAAGGAAACACCCGCCCGAGTAGCGTCCTATCTACTGCTGCTCCGATCGTCACAGGATGCGGACACGTTCACACTGGATCTTCCCAAGGGCCAGATTGCCCATTACCTCGGCACCATCCAGGAAACGCTTTCCCGTATTTTCAAACGATTTGCCAAGGATGCACTCATTCAGGTCAATGGAAAAGATATTACCATCCTTGACACAAAGGCCCTTCAGGACATCGCGAACCAAAGGCGATAA
- a CDS encoding cupin domain-containing protein translates to MKKTALFDEHGFKDLTFSNYLVHESEFMKVINFNFRAGQQLPVHSHELEGELTLTILEGEGEFLAADGASMPAHTGDVLVSEIAEPHGVKALTDMRVLVTIAPPI, encoded by the coding sequence ATGAAGAAGACAGCGTTGTTCGATGAGCATGGTTTCAAGGACTTGACGTTTTCCAACTACTTGGTACACGAGTCCGAGTTCATGAAGGTCATCAATTTCAACTTTCGGGCTGGTCAGCAGCTCCCGGTCCATTCGCATGAACTGGAAGGAGAGTTGACATTGACCATTCTTGAGGGTGAAGGTGAATTCCTTGCAGCGGATGGCGCGTCCATGCCTGCCCATACCGGCGACGTGCTGGTGTCGGAGATTGCCGAACCTCATGGGGTAAAGGCGTTGACCGATATGCGTGTGCTTGTAACCATAGCCCCACCAATTTAA
- a CDS encoding nitrite reductase — MKEYIEKLPMRAVKPRGDGSFTVVPRMSQGQISAQQLADIQNVVEEYGLSGIRVTAGQRIMIDGISASILQDVVEKVGPVGDVFPYKVHSCLGTTGCKLAMQDSMGLAERLEEFLKNYSLPTKLKSSVSGCSMCCAESMIRDIGLIGRKSGWIVSFGGNGGKRVRQGDVLAKDIPEAEAFEIIGKALDFYAKNAKPKERTARFVERVGVDAIKRAVFGE; from the coding sequence ATGAAAGAATATATAGAAAAACTCCCTATGCGAGCCGTCAAACCCAGAGGTGACGGCTCGTTTACTGTGGTCCCCCGAATGAGTCAGGGGCAGATTTCTGCTCAACAACTGGCCGACATTCAAAACGTGGTCGAGGAATACGGATTGTCCGGAATCCGTGTGACAGCAGGGCAGCGTATCATGATCGACGGGATTTCTGCTTCAATTCTTCAGGATGTCGTGGAGAAGGTTGGTCCGGTTGGAGATGTGTTTCCATATAAGGTCCATTCCTGTCTGGGGACGACCGGGTGCAAACTTGCCATGCAGGATTCCATGGGCTTGGCCGAACGGTTGGAAGAGTTTTTGAAAAATTATTCCCTGCCGACGAAGTTGAAATCCAGTGTGTCCGGGTGTTCCATGTGCTGTGCTGAGTCCATGATTCGCGATATCGGTTTGATCGGAAGAAAATCTGGTTGGATCGTGTCTTTTGGCGGCAATGGTGGCAAACGGGTGCGGCAGGGAGATGTGTTGGCCAAGGATATTCCCGAGGCCGAAGCCTTTGAGATCATCGGCAAGGCGCTTGATTTTTATGCGAAAAACGCTAAGCCCAAGGAACGGACCGCGCGTTTTGTGGAACGAGTGGGAGTCGATGCGATCAAACGTGCCGTTTTTGGCGAATAA
- the rpsT gene encoding 30S ribosomal protein S20: MANHKSALKRHRQSLKRRARNRISKTRIKNTVKTVRMAIEEKDVAKALEALKDATSLLDRAARKKVIHQRQAQRRIARLQVAINKIAE, encoded by the coding sequence TTGGCTAATCACAAGTCCGCCTTGAAGAGGCATCGTCAGAGCTTGAAGCGTCGCGCCCGTAACCGCATTTCCAAAACCCGTATCAAGAACACCGTCAAGACTGTTCGTATGGCTATTGAGGAAAAGGATGTTGCTAAGGCTCTGGAAGCATTGAAGGACGCTACGTCCCTTCTGGATAGAGCTGCTCGCAAGAAGGTCATCCACCAGCGTCAGGCCCAGCGTCGTATTGCTCGCCTTCAGGTGGCAATCAACAAGATCGCTGAATAG
- the glyS gene encoding glycine--tRNA ligase subunit beta translates to MAEFILEIGTEEMPARFVPKLAAELEGVFAASLDEAMVENGGVKCYATPRRITAHVASIALTQRQEEETVTGPPTRIAYDGDGNLTKAGMGFAKTQGVSEDALFAMETGKGEYLAAKKVVGGGKTIDILPELCIKGIESLSFPKKMHWGDYSFTFGRPLRWLLALLDDQIVDFSLENLTTGRTTRGHRVMGPGPHEVASTTEYFSVIENACKVVIDPDVRKKMIVDEGNRLAGELGGEIVWNDKLLEEVANLVEFPKPLIGDIDPLYLELPREVLLTSMQSHQKSFGVQSPDGALMPHFLTTLNIEPQDVALVKKGWERVLKARLEDARFFWEADCTVEFETWLDKLENVVFLGPLGSVGDKSRRIERLCGKLAEVLGESQSIMPGEIEKYAMAGRLAKADLVSEMVIEFDSLQGKMGGLYAERAGKGEIVSKGIYEQYLPAGPDSPVPSSLAGALVSMADKVDTMAGCFGLGKVPTGANDPYALRRCALGISRIIMEHELDVDLDTLLREAQAAYVDVKWKVEPADALDKLKEFFGQRLRALFTGHGFKTRVVDAALGAGFSDIRTLKARLKALSEFSKDADFEQAVLTFKRAANIIRKQGDQAGQALTGLYDADLFEDAHEKTFGSQLETIAPRFDDLWEHGDFGGLFGLLGELRPAVDGFFDNVMVMCDDTDIRLNRLNLLKALVDRLSRLADFNALQV, encoded by the coding sequence ATGGCCGAATTCATTCTGGAAATCGGAACCGAGGAAATGCCAGCCCGTTTCGTCCCCAAATTGGCTGCCGAGTTGGAAGGTGTTTTTGCCGCGTCTCTTGACGAGGCCATGGTGGAGAACGGGGGCGTGAAATGTTATGCTACTCCTCGCCGAATCACCGCGCATGTCGCGTCCATCGCCCTGACTCAGCGCCAGGAAGAGGAAACCGTGACCGGACCGCCGACGCGAATCGCGTATGACGGTGACGGCAATCTGACCAAGGCGGGCATGGGGTTTGCCAAGACACAAGGCGTCTCCGAAGATGCGCTTTTCGCCATGGAGACCGGCAAGGGCGAATATCTCGCTGCCAAAAAGGTCGTTGGCGGTGGGAAGACAATCGATATTTTGCCGGAATTGTGTATCAAGGGTATTGAATCCTTGTCTTTTCCCAAAAAAATGCACTGGGGCGATTATTCGTTCACTTTTGGACGTCCTTTGCGGTGGTTGTTGGCCCTGTTGGACGATCAGATTGTTGATTTTTCCCTGGAGAATTTGACCACTGGTCGCACGACGCGTGGACATCGGGTCATGGGACCGGGACCGCACGAAGTGGCATCCACAACTGAATATTTTTCGGTCATCGAAAACGCATGCAAAGTGGTCATTGACCCGGACGTGCGGAAGAAGATGATTGTTGATGAAGGCAATCGCCTTGCTGGTGAACTTGGTGGTGAGATTGTCTGGAATGACAAATTGCTTGAAGAGGTCGCCAACCTTGTGGAGTTCCCCAAACCGCTGATCGGGGACATTGATCCCCTGTATCTCGAATTGCCGCGTGAGGTGCTGCTGACGTCCATGCAGTCCCATCAGAAGAGCTTTGGCGTACAAAGCCCTGATGGTGCGCTGATGCCGCATTTCTTGACGACATTGAATATTGAGCCGCAGGACGTAGCTTTGGTCAAAAAGGGCTGGGAGCGTGTGCTCAAGGCCCGGTTGGAAGACGCCCGTTTCTTCTGGGAAGCCGATTGTACGGTCGAATTTGAAACATGGCTCGACAAGTTGGAAAATGTCGTTTTCCTTGGACCGCTTGGTTCGGTTGGCGACAAATCCCGTCGAATTGAGCGGTTGTGTGGCAAATTGGCTGAAGTCCTTGGCGAGTCGCAATCCATCATGCCGGGTGAGATCGAAAAGTACGCCATGGCTGGTCGTCTGGCCAAAGCGGATCTTGTTTCGGAGATGGTGATTGAATTCGACAGCCTCCAGGGCAAGATGGGTGGTCTTTACGCTGAACGCGCCGGAAAGGGTGAGATCGTTTCCAAGGGGATATATGAACAATATCTCCCGGCTGGTCCTGATTCTCCGGTTCCTTCCAGTCTGGCAGGCGCTCTGGTCTCCATGGCTGACAAAGTGGATACCATGGCCGGATGTTTCGGACTGGGCAAAGTCCCGACCGGAGCAAATGATCCGTATGCGCTTCGACGGTGCGCCCTTGGTATTTCACGGATTATCATGGAACATGAACTGGATGTGGACCTTGATACGCTTTTGCGTGAGGCTCAGGCCGCATATGTTGATGTGAAATGGAAAGTCGAACCGGCTGACGCCTTGGACAAGCTTAAGGAATTCTTTGGCCAGCGTCTTCGTGCATTGTTCACCGGTCACGGTTTCAAGACCCGTGTGGTCGATGCCGCTTTGGGAGCTGGTTTCAGTGACATTCGGACTTTGAAAGCCCGTTTGAAAGCGTTGAGTGAATTCAGCAAGGATGCTGATTTCGAACAGGCCGTGTTGACATTTAAACGTGCGGCAAACATTATTCGCAAGCAGGGCGATCAGGCAGGACAGGCTTTGACTGGTCTGTATGATGCCGACCTGTTTGAGGATGCACATGAAAAAACGTTCGGGAGTCAGTTGGAAACAATTGCCCCTCGTTTCGATGATCTGTGGGAACATGGAGATTTTGGTGGATTATTTGGCCTTCTCGGAGAGTTACGTCCTGCCGTGGACGGATTTTTCGACAATGTCATGGTGATGTGCGATGATACGGACATCCGCCTGAATCGTTTGAATCTGTTGAAGGCATTGGTTGACCGTTTGAGTCGCTTGGCTGATTTTAACGCATTGCAAGTTTAG
- the trkA gene encoding Trk system potassium transporter TrkA, with product MRVIIIGAGEVGFHISQRLAVENKEVIVVDKSDEALRKIAETSDVQTIKGSGSSPKILEEAGVDKADILLAVTDSDEINLLACSFANLLNPNVTKLARVRGEMYTDYKHLLTERGAEITKIINPDEEVVNSVLRLMSVPGAVEINEFANGKIRLIGVNLPEGNPLIGSKLFNLREKIGEELGIVIAALVRGDELIIPSGLDVIQKDDLVYFVCDIRDQDEIMRKLGIFAEPVRKVMIIGGGNIGFRLAKALDNKYYHTRLLENRQKRCEYLSEHLDRPIVLMGDSTDQEILREENIQDMDMVIAVTGDEETNILSCLLAKSLGAKSTVTRVNNFGYMPLIEPIGIDYVVCPRQSAINTLLHFIRRGKIISSVSIKGEAAEALEAVAQEDSPIVGKEVKDLGFPRGCLVLCFQREDEVVIPRGDTVVMPNDRLIIISTRQNIPKVEKVLTTKVEFF from the coding sequence TTGAGGGTTATCATCATTGGGGCCGGCGAAGTCGGTTTTCATATCTCTCAGCGGTTGGCGGTGGAAAACAAGGAAGTCATTGTCGTTGACAAGAGCGATGAGGCATTACGGAAAATCGCTGAAACGTCTGATGTACAGACGATCAAGGGATCGGGCAGTAGTCCGAAGATTCTTGAAGAGGCTGGTGTTGACAAGGCCGATATCCTTTTGGCGGTTACGGATTCTGATGAAATCAATTTGTTGGCGTGTTCCTTTGCCAATCTTTTGAATCCGAATGTGACCAAATTGGCTCGTGTTCGTGGTGAAATGTATACCGATTACAAGCACTTGCTCACTGAGCGAGGGGCTGAGATCACCAAGATCATCAATCCTGACGAAGAAGTTGTGAACTCGGTTTTACGGCTCATGAGTGTGCCCGGCGCCGTGGAGATCAATGAATTCGCCAATGGGAAAATACGTTTGATCGGTGTCAATTTGCCCGAGGGGAATCCCCTGATTGGGAGCAAGTTGTTCAACCTGCGAGAGAAAATTGGTGAAGAGCTTGGCATTGTCATCGCCGCTCTGGTCAGGGGAGACGAGCTGATTATTCCCAGTGGACTCGATGTCATTCAAAAAGATGATCTGGTCTATTTTGTGTGTGATATCAGGGACCAGGATGAAATCATGCGCAAGCTCGGGATTTTTGCCGAACCTGTTCGCAAGGTCATGATTATTGGCGGCGGCAACATCGGATTTCGTCTCGCCAAGGCCTTGGATAACAAATATTATCATACCCGTTTGCTCGAAAATCGGCAAAAACGGTGCGAATATCTTTCCGAACATTTGGATCGGCCCATTGTGCTCATGGGCGATTCCACGGATCAGGAAATTCTTCGCGAGGAGAATATTCAGGACATGGACATGGTCATTGCCGTGACTGGCGATGAAGAAACCAATATTTTGTCCTGTCTGCTTGCAAAGAGCCTTGGGGCCAAAAGTACGGTCACTCGTGTGAATAATTTCGGGTATATGCCGTTGATCGAACCGATCGGAATCGATTATGTGGTCTGCCCTCGTCAGTCGGCCATTAATACGTTGCTGCATTTCATCCGCCGTGGAAAAATCATTTCTTCGGTCTCCATCAAGGGGGAGGCTGCGGAGGCCTTGGAGGCCGTGGCTCAGGAGGATTCCCCCATCGTGGGCAAGGAGGTCAAGGATCTTGGATTCCCCAGAGGGTGTCTCGTGCTTTGTTTCCAGCGGGAGGATGAGGTCGTGATTCCGCGTGGTGATACTGTTGTCATGCCCAATGATCGGCTGATTATCATTTCCACCAGACAGAATATTCCCAAAGTGGAAAAGGTGCTGACCACCAAGGTGGAGTTCTTCTAA
- a CDS encoding TrkH family potassium uptake protein: protein MRWKYVLHIIGALVACVGLTMIFPWAWGLYYGDGTAYPIGLAMGITLVVGGLTFVFFRDPVTFKKSSVMTHREGMAIVALGWFAAGVFGGLPFYLGGTFDSVVDCVFESLSGFSTTGSSVLVDIESVPRGLLFWRSLTHWLGGMGIIVLSLAILPFLGIGGMQLYKAEVPGPSPDKLKPRIKDTAMTLWKVYVLFSAIETVLLLFGGMDLFDALCHTFGTMATGGFSTKNTSVAAFDSAYIDYVITVFMLIAGVNFSLHYLLLKGRFKVFVKDPEFRVFAFMFLAFVVIVTVFVYTQGNYTTVADSIRYTSFQVASILTTTGFATADYELWPGVTQAILLFCMFVGGCAGSTGGGMKVMRIMLLFKQSYQELFRLIHPRSVSHVKMGRTVVKDDVISGVWGFFILWLGLLVLAAFVVASTGVDVVTSFAAALACIGNIGPGIGGVGPTDNFAWLPDIAKWVLTFCMVLGRLEIYTVIILFVPEFWRK from the coding sequence ATGCGCTGGAAATATGTGCTTCACATCATCGGTGCGTTGGTTGCCTGTGTCGGGTTGACCATGATTTTCCCGTGGGCATGGGGACTGTATTACGGCGATGGAACGGCGTACCCTATCGGGTTGGCCATGGGTATCACGCTGGTTGTCGGCGGATTGACTTTTGTCTTTTTTCGAGATCCCGTGACATTCAAGAAATCCTCGGTCATGACCCATCGTGAGGGCATGGCCATTGTCGCATTGGGCTGGTTTGCCGCTGGTGTTTTTGGTGGTTTGCCATTTTATCTCGGCGGAACTTTTGATTCCGTGGTGGACTGTGTCTTCGAGTCCCTGTCAGGCTTTAGTACAACCGGATCGTCAGTGTTGGTTGACATTGAAAGCGTGCCCCGTGGCCTGTTGTTTTGGCGGAGCCTGACACATTGGCTTGGTGGCATGGGGATCATTGTTCTTTCGCTCGCTATTTTGCCGTTTTTGGGCATCGGTGGAATGCAGCTGTACAAGGCGGAGGTCCCTGGTCCGTCTCCCGACAAACTCAAACCTCGAATCAAAGACACGGCCATGACCTTGTGGAAGGTCTATGTGTTGTTCAGTGCTATTGAGACGGTTTTGCTCTTGTTTGGCGGCATGGATTTGTTTGACGCGTTGTGTCACACCTTTGGCACCATGGCGACAGGAGGATTTTCAACCAAGAATACTTCTGTTGCTGCGTTTGACAGTGCATATATCGATTATGTCATTACCGTGTTCATGCTTATTGCCGGTGTGAATTTCTCCCTGCATTATCTGTTGCTCAAAGGGCGATTCAAGGTCTTTGTGAAGGACCCAGAATTCCGTGTCTTTGCGTTCATGTTTCTTGCTTTTGTGGTGATTGTTACGGTCTTTGTGTATACGCAAGGCAACTATACAACGGTCGCGGATTCAATACGATATACGTCGTTTCAAGTCGCTTCCATCCTGACCACTACCGGGTTTGCCACGGCGGATTATGAATTGTGGCCCGGCGTGACACAGGCCATTCTCCTTTTTTGCATGTTTGTGGGAGGCTGTGCCGGGTCCACTGGGGGCGGGATGAAGGTCATGCGGATCATGCTGTTGTTCAAGCAGTCCTACCAGGAATTGTTCAGACTCATTCACCCCCGTTCGGTCAGTCATGTGAAGATGGGGCGGACCGTGGTCAAGGATGACGTTATCAGCGGTGTCTGGGGATTCTTCATTCTGTGGCTTGGCCTGTTGGTGCTTGCCGCGTTTGTCGTTGCGTCCACCGGTGTGGATGTGGTCACATCCTTTGCCGCTGCTCTTGCCTGTATCGGTAATATTGGTCCTGGTATCGGGGGCGTCGGCCCGACCGACAATTTTGCATGGCTTCCGGATATCGCTAAATGGGTGCTGACCTTTTGCATGGTCCTCGGACGGCTTGAAATCTATACGGTTATCATTCTCTTTGTCCCGGAATTCTGGCGCAAGTAA
- a CDS encoding 4Fe-4S binding protein codes for MLSTRKMITIDEELCNGCGECVPSCEEGALAIVDGKAKLVKEIYCDGLGACLGDCPTGALKVEVREAEDFDPEAVKDHLTTQGRDIPSHMPSPESLRLDGPAGSSKPMGGCPGAALQTMTPCEQANIPVAAPAGGSALSHWPVQLRLVPPTAPFLQGADLLLTADCVPVAMPTYHSRYVAGRVVVLGCPKFDNQMEYVEKLAAILTENELKSITVLEMEVPCCSSMSTILREAVKRAGKRVETVRLTIGRNGTVLETVPLEF; via the coding sequence ATGCTAAGTACGAGAAAAATGATTACTATTGATGAAGAGCTCTGCAACGGGTGTGGTGAATGTGTACCGTCCTGTGAAGAGGGTGCTTTAGCTATCGTTGACGGCAAGGCCAAGCTGGTCAAGGAAATATATTGTGATGGACTGGGAGCCTGCCTGGGCGATTGTCCGACCGGTGCGCTCAAGGTAGAAGTTCGAGAGGCTGAGGATTTTGATCCGGAAGCCGTGAAAGACCATTTGACGACGCAGGGCCGGGATATCCCCTCACATATGCCCTCGCCGGAGAGTTTGCGTCTGGATGGCCCTGCCGGGTCTTCAAAGCCGATGGGAGGGTGCCCTGGAGCGGCCTTGCAGACCATGACACCGTGTGAACAGGCAAATATCCCGGTGGCGGCTCCGGCCGGAGGGTCGGCTTTGTCCCATTGGCCCGTGCAATTGCGACTGGTTCCACCGACCGCGCCTTTTTTGCAAGGGGCAGACCTGCTGTTGACAGCAGACTGTGTGCCGGTGGCCATGCCAACGTACCACAGTCGGTATGTTGCCGGACGTGTGGTTGTTCTTGGATGTCCTAAGTTTGATAATCAGATGGAATATGTCGAAAAGTTGGCTGCCATTCTGACGGAAAACGAGTTGAAGTCCATCACGGTTTTGGAAATGGAGGTTCCCTGTTGTTCGTCCATGTCAACTATTTTGCGGGAAGCGGTCAAGCGGGCCGGGAAGCGTGTTGAGACGGTCCGACTGACAATTGGGAGAAACGGGACTGTTTTGGAAACGGTTCCCTTGGAATTTTAA
- a CDS encoding 4Fe-4S binding protein, translated as MSFLAAHLLRQGDFGLMTAFLALAGLMTTRQAWVRWGMVAALVWGGFIWADTTVHLVHFRQAFDLPWRRLAVIMTGLIVFNGFAVMALLSQRASSFFSVARDSSLGRTAIFVLTIMGLALARAKVPFPILLADRYLPGWGWAEIFALGLYAQWIGGRMMKPRGHRMVRPRIWALFSAVFFLQLALGLLGMEQMLMTGTLHLPVPALIFGGPVFRGTGFFMLILFSVTIFLVGPAWCSHLCYIGAWDDSLSRLGPRPAPKEGLRRLSLWGRGATLVLTIMTAVVLRSMGIPGSSAIVFAMFFGLLGVGIMAFVSRKMGMMTHCTTFCPMGLVANILGKISPWRIRIGSDCTRCGACYTRCRYNALDESRVTLGRPALSCTLCGDCVSACAHKQIGYSFPGLSGENARTLFIVLVVTLHAIFLGVARI; from the coding sequence ATGTCTTTCTTGGCAGCCCATTTGCTGAGACAGGGCGACTTTGGCCTGATGACCGCCTTTCTTGCCTTGGCAGGACTGATGACGACACGGCAGGCCTGGGTTCGTTGGGGCATGGTGGCCGCGCTTGTCTGGGGCGGATTTATTTGGGCTGATACCACCGTGCACCTGGTACATTTCCGACAGGCGTTTGATCTGCCATGGAGACGGTTGGCCGTGATTATGACGGGGTTGATCGTTTTCAACGGATTCGCCGTCATGGCCTTGTTGAGTCAGCGAGCTTCATCCTTTTTTTCAGTCGCTCGGGATTCATCGCTGGGGCGCACGGCCATTTTCGTGTTGACGATTATGGGGTTGGCGTTGGCGCGGGCCAAGGTGCCGTTTCCTATTTTGTTGGCGGATAGATATTTGCCAGGTTGGGGATGGGCCGAGATTTTTGCACTTGGACTGTATGCGCAATGGATTGGTGGTCGCATGATGAAGCCTCGGGGACATCGTATGGTGCGTCCTCGGATCTGGGCGTTGTTTTCCGCCGTCTTTTTCCTGCAATTGGCGTTGGGTTTGTTGGGGATGGAACAGATGCTCATGACAGGGACGTTACACCTGCCTGTTCCTGCCTTGATTTTTGGAGGACCGGTTTTTCGAGGAACCGGATTTTTCATGCTCATCCTGTTTTCCGTCACCATTTTTCTGGTTGGTCCGGCCTGGTGCAGTCATTTATGTTATATCGGAGCCTGGGATGACAGCCTGAGTCGGCTGGGGCCGCGTCCCGCTCCAAAAGAGGGTTTGCGGCGGCTGAGTCTGTGGGGCCGGGGGGCAACGTTGGTTTTGACCATCATGACCGCTGTTGTTTTGCGGTCCATGGGAATACCGGGATCATCTGCGATTGTCTTTGCCATGTTCTTTGGATTGCTCGGAGTGGGGATCATGGCCTTTGTCTCTCGGAAAATGGGGATGATGACGCACTGCACGACTTTTTGTCCCATGGGGCTGGTTGCCAATATTTTAGGGAAAATTTCACCGTGGCGGATTCGTATCGGATCGGATTGTACCCGATGTGGAGCCTGTTACACCCGGTGTCGATATAATGCGTTGGATGAAAGCAGGGTGACATTGGGGCGTCCGGCTCTTTCCTGCACCTTGTGTGGTGATTGTGTGTCGGCCTGTGCTCATAAACAGATAGGATACAGTTTCCCAGGGTTGTCCGGCGAAAATGCCAGAACGCTTTTTATTGTTCTGGTTGTCACACTCCACGCCATCTTTCTTGGCGTGGCACGAATTTGA
- a CDS encoding NAD(P)/FAD-dependent oxidoreductase, which translates to MAKKETPKGAILQRDKQTYAIVPRTPVGLVTPGVLEALARVGRKFEIPIMKITSGQRIALVGLEEEQVDQVWEDLKMDIGPAVGLCVHYVQACPGTSVCKLGVRDSLGLGKELEEMFVGRELPAKLKVGVSGCPMCCAESYVRDVGLIGKPKGWTMVVGGNASGRPRIADVLAEGLTRQDAVELVGRFLDYYRDNAGKRSRSARLLQKVGIDAVKKAIV; encoded by the coding sequence ATGGCTAAAAAAGAGACACCAAAAGGTGCTATCCTTCAGCGTGACAAGCAGACGTATGCCATTGTGCCTCGGACGCCTGTCGGCCTGGTCACGCCGGGCGTGCTTGAAGCTTTGGCTCGAGTCGGTCGGAAGTTCGAAATTCCGATCATGAAGATAACCTCGGGTCAGCGTATTGCCCTTGTCGGGCTGGAAGAGGAACAAGTCGATCAGGTCTGGGAGGATCTGAAAATGGACATTGGTCCGGCTGTGGGGCTGTGCGTGCATTATGTACAGGCGTGTCCGGGAACCTCTGTCTGTAAGCTCGGAGTGCGAGATTCTTTGGGATTGGGCAAGGAACTTGAGGAGATGTTTGTGGGCCGAGAATTGCCTGCGAAACTCAAGGTCGGGGTGTCTGGGTGTCCCATGTGTTGCGCCGAAAGTTACGTGCGAGATGTCGGTTTGATTGGCAAGCCTAAAGGCTGGACCATGGTCGTTGGCGGCAATGCTTCGGGCCGTCCCCGCATTGCGGACGTCTTGGCTGAAGGGTTGACGCGGCAGGATGCGGTTGAATTGGTGGGCAGGTTTCTTGATTATTATCGGGACAATGCCGGAAAACGAAGTCGTTCCGCGCGGTTACTCCAAAAAGTTGGTATTGACGCAGTCAAGAAAGCCATAGTATAG